A genomic segment from Oceanivirga salmonicida encodes:
- the xseA gene encoding exodeoxyribonuclease VII large subunit — MQVLKIADINKLIKSFVENISELKYICVEGEISNLTYQARHMYFTLKDKDGRIKCAGFNYNMNDIPRTLKEGDKVKVYGKINVYALDASVQIVCNKIEKDNGLGELYKRREELIALYKQKGYFNEIHKKPLPKYPKCIGVVTAHTGAAIHDIINTTHKRNPNVDIYVYSAKVQGDGSSISVAKGIEYFNNSNLDIDCIIIGRGGGSIEDLWAFNEVEVIEAVFKSKIPIISAVGHEVDILISDFVADIRAATPTQAAEILIPIKKDLLDSLNNENKNSSKILIRKIENSKKDIKNLKDNYYLKEFYSIQILERINKLEDIKKSLKKDIVYKLSTNYKKDELNGLKNKLKDMLSNKINIKKLELNNIKAKIEKYDIKDMLDRGYTITLKNGKIIKNQKIVKGDTLETIYANKKKLISEVK, encoded by the coding sequence GTGCAGGTCTTAAAAATAGCTGATATAAATAAACTTATAAAAAGTTTTGTAGAAAATATATCTGAACTTAAATATATATGTGTTGAAGGGGAAATCTCTAACTTAACATATCAAGCAAGACATATGTATTTTACCTTGAAAGATAAAGATGGAAGAATAAAGTGTGCAGGTTTTAATTATAATATGAATGATATACCTAGAACTTTAAAAGAAGGAGATAAGGTAAAAGTTTATGGTAAAATAAATGTGTATGCTTTAGATGCTTCTGTTCAAATAGTTTGTAATAAGATAGAAAAAGACAATGGTTTAGGAGAGTTATATAAAAGAAGAGAAGAATTAATAGCCTTATATAAACAAAAAGGCTATTTTAATGAAATACATAAAAAGCCTTTACCAAAATACCCTAAATGTATAGGAGTAGTAACGGCTCATACTGGGGCTGCTATACATGATATAATAAATACAACACATAAAAGAAATCCTAATGTAGATATTTATGTTTACTCGGCTAAGGTTCAAGGAGATGGTTCAAGTATATCAGTTGCAAAAGGAATAGAGTATTTTAATAATTCGAATTTAGATATAGATTGTATAATAATAGGTCGTGGTGGCGGAAGTATAGAGGATTTATGGGCTTTTAATGAAGTTGAAGTTATAGAAGCAGTTTTCAAATCAAAAATACCTATAATATCAGCAGTAGGACATGAAGTAGACATACTAATTTCAGATTTTGTAGCAGATATTAGGGCCGCAACACCTACACAAGCCGCCGAAATACTTATTCCTATAAAAAAAGACTTATTAGATAGTTTAAATAATGAAAATAAAAATTCTAGTAAGATTTTAATTAGAAAAATAGAAAATAGCAAAAAAGATATTAAAAATTTAAAAGATAACTATTATTTAAAAGAATTTTATTCAATACAAATTTTAGAAAGAATAAACAAGTTAGAAGATATAAAGAAAAGTTTAAAAAAAGACATAGTATATAAATTAAGTACAAATTATAAAAAAGATGAACTAAATGGTTTGAAAAATAAATTAAAAGATATGTTATCTAATAAAATAAATATAAAAAAATTAGAATTAAATAATATCAAAGCAAAAATTGAAAAATATGATATTAAAGATATGTTAGATAGGGGCTATACTATAACTTTAAAAAATGGTAAAATTATTAAAAATCAAAAGATAGTAAAAGGAGATACTTTAGAAACTATTTATGCTAATAAGAAAAAATTAATTAGTGAGGTGAAATAA
- a CDS encoding nuclear transport factor 2 family protein, translating into MENREKMIKEYFQMWISKNGENLTKIFDKDILYIESYGPVYNGIDNIISWFNKWSSINNVFRWEIKQFVHTENQTIVEWYFEYKLKDKGIDSFDGVSIIKFKNEKISYIKEFACVKGTMLELQ; encoded by the coding sequence ATGGAAAATAGAGAAAAAATGATAAAAGAATATTTTCAAATGTGGATTAGTAAAAATGGAGAAAATTTAACCAAAATATTTGATAAAGATATATTGTATATTGAAAGTTATGGACCAGTATATAATGGGATTGATAATATCATTTCTTGGTTTAATAAATGGAGTTCTATTAATAATGTTTTTCGTTGGGAAATTAAGCAATTTGTACATACAGAAAATCAAACAATAGTAGAGTGGTATTTTGAATATAAATTAAAAGATAAGGGCATAGATAGTTTTGATGGAGTAAGTATTATAAAATTTAAAAATGAAAAAATATCATATATTAAAGAATTTGCTTGTGTTAAAGGCACTATGTTAGAACTTCAATAA
- a CDS encoding deoxycytidylate deaminase produces MFKREGYISWEEYFLGIAYLSSLRSKDPVTQVGACIVKNKKIIGIGYNGFPNGSDDDAMSWDKNGNLLETKYPYVVHAELNAILNSTKNLEDSTIYVTHYPCNECAKAIVQSGISKVVYYSDKHKDKELTKASTIILNNAKVQIQKYDGKLKNINVEFKD; encoded by the coding sequence ATGTTTAAAAGAGAAGGATATATATCTTGGGAAGAGTATTTTTTAGGTATAGCATATTTATCGTCTTTAAGAAGTAAAGACCCAGTTACACAAGTAGGGGCCTGTATAGTAAAAAATAAAAAAATTATAGGAATAGGTTATAATGGATTTCCAAATGGTAGTGATGATGATGCTATGTCTTGGGATAAAAACGGGAATTTGTTAGAAACTAAATACCCTTATGTAGTACATGCGGAATTAAATGCTATATTAAACTCTACAAAAAATTTAGAGGATAGTACTATTTATGTAACACATTACCCTTGTAATGAGTGTGCAAAAGCCATAGTACAATCAGGAATAAGTAAAGTGGTATATTACTCAGATAAACATAAAGATAAGGAACTAACTAAAGCATCAACTATTATATTAAATAATGCAAAAGTTCAAATTCAAAAATATGATGGTAAACTAAAAAATATTAATGTAGAGTTTAAGGATTAG
- a CDS encoding glycoside hydrolase family 10 protein, with protein sequence MKLSKILAVAGLAMLVSCSTVDTNIREYGKGKTKTKTTTSTEISDKSNNEILGNEDYRKDVFDRSHRKINKDLKGVWVATVVNLDFPKTRGANLQKQEIDEIVSNVKSWGMNAIFLQIKPSAGVFYKSKTLPWSEYLTGVEGKNPGYDPLEYFIEVAHKNGIELHAWINPYRVSMKNNLNSASSKNIGVLHPEWTFEYEGKLYLNPAKKGVVEYLYNSIEEVVTNYDIDGVHLDDYFYPYPIGGKKLPNFDYADYNKVSNKYNSIGDFRRENVNSLIKNLSVSVHKLKPHISFGVSPFGIWRNKKSDYRGSNTNGLAAYDDLYADVLKWMSEEWIDYVAPQVYWKIGNERADYKTLVEWWNNKAKQTNTPLYIGEGIYKVEEPEKWDWPENEVKKHSIIRRANYSVNGYVIFRYGTLNDNRHLIDEIE encoded by the coding sequence ATGAAATTAAGTAAAATATTAGCAGTAGCAGGATTAGCTATGTTAGTATCATGTAGTACAGTTGATACAAATATTAGAGAATATGGTAAAGGTAAAACTAAAACAAAAACAACTACAAGTACAGAAATAAGTGATAAAAGTAATAATGAGATATTAGGAAATGAGGACTATAGAAAAGATGTTTTTGATAGAAGTCATAGAAAAATTAATAAAGATTTAAAAGGAGTTTGGGTAGCAACAGTAGTTAATTTAGATTTCCCTAAAACTCGTGGGGCAAATTTACAAAAACAAGAAATAGATGAAATAGTATCTAATGTTAAAAGTTGGGGAATGAATGCAATATTTTTACAAATTAAACCATCAGCAGGTGTATTCTATAAATCAAAAACTTTACCTTGGTCTGAATATTTAACAGGAGTTGAAGGAAAAAATCCAGGATATGACCCGTTAGAATATTTTATAGAAGTTGCACATAAAAATGGAATAGAATTACATGCTTGGATTAATCCATATAGAGTATCTATGAAAAATAATTTAAATTCAGCATCTAGCAAAAATATAGGGGTATTGCATCCTGAATGGACTTTTGAATATGAAGGTAAATTATATTTAAATCCAGCTAAAAAAGGTGTAGTAGAATACTTATACAACTCAATAGAAGAAGTAGTAACTAACTATGATATAGATGGAGTACATTTAGATGATTATTTCTATCCATATCCAATAGGTGGTAAAAAATTACCTAATTTTGACTATGCAGATTATAATAAAGTTTCAAATAAATATAATAGTATAGGTGATTTCAGAAGAGAAAATGTAAATAGTTTAATAAAAAACTTATCAGTATCAGTACATAAATTAAAACCACATATTTCATTTGGAGTATCTCCTTTTGGTATATGGCGTAACAAAAAAAGCGATTATAGAGGTTCAAACACTAATGGTTTAGCAGCATATGATGATTTATATGCAGACGTATTAAAATGGATGAGTGAAGAATGGATAGATTATGTTGCACCTCAAGTATATTGGAAAATAGGTAATGAAAGAGCAGATTATAAAACTTTAGTTGAATGGTGGAATAATAAAGCAAAACAAACTAATACTCCTTTATATATAGGTGAAGGTATATACAAAGTTGAAGAACCAGAAAAATGGGATTGGCCTGAAAATGAAGTAAAGAAACATTCAATAATAAGAAGAGCTAATTATTCAGTAAATGGTTATGTAATATTTAGATATGGGACTTTAAATGATAATAGACATCTTATAGATGAAATAGAATAG
- a CDS encoding O-methyltransferase gives MLENFEKSTKYARELFKEDNDIQFIKEYGIKNNIPIVTEEVLNFLIFLLSSKKYKKSLEIGTAIGYSGAYISKYSDLTSIEIDKERFEIAKSNFSKLSRKVNLINADALEILENLNENFDFIFIDAAKGQYKKFFDMCYNKLNNGGLIFIDNIMFRSYVTIDEYPKKFKTIVKKLNEFIIYLNENYEFSLLPFGDGVGLVRKGK, from the coding sequence ATGTTAGAAAATTTTGAAAAAAGTACTAAATATGCTAGAGAACTTTTTAAAGAGGATAATGATATACAATTCATAAAAGAATATGGGATAAAAAACAATATTCCTATAGTAACAGAAGAAGTTTTAAATTTTTTAATTTTTTTACTTTCAAGCAAAAAATACAAAAAGAGTTTAGAAATAGGGACTGCAATAGGTTATTCAGGAGCATATATATCAAAATATTCTGATTTAACAAGTATAGAAATTGATAAAGAAAGATTTGAAATTGCAAAATCTAATTTTTCCAAATTATCTAGAAAAGTAAATCTAATAAATGCAGATGCTTTGGAAATATTAGAAAATTTAAATGAAAATTTTGATTTTATTTTCATAGATGCAGCAAAAGGACAGTATAAAAAGTTTTTTGATATGTGTTATAATAAATTAAATAATGGTGGTTTAATATTTATAGATAATATAATGTTTAGATCATATGTAACAATAGATGAGTATCCTAAAAAATTTAAAACAATAGTAAAAAAATTAAATGAGTTTATAATCTATCTAAATGAAAACTATGAATTTAGTTTATTACCATTTGGAGATGGAGTAGGATTAGTAAGGAAAGGAAAATAA
- a CDS encoding endonuclease/exonuclease/phosphatase family protein: MKKIIILIIQIVVSLNIFGHTIAEIQGTSHKSPYENKFVKDVEGVVLKNFDDRFNDGFFIQSLKDDGNPITSEGIYIDKSDFKDTKFKEGDLVRVDGIVKELQFQKFDKKELTITAIKALDIKVLKKGLTIEPTIIEASKIPFKIHDDDTPVDKLDPINNAMDYYETFESMLVKVISPKVVGVKERHGDIAVVPEKGDYVVQKTKNGGLRYTYDNEQTQKIIISNNYFPLTNSKKIFKDKNFTPNPGDQFLGDIEGILTFNFGTYRIMNTKKLPKLEDSATKPDENKLGIDKEKLSIVSYNIENFSLADDKYKVYDLAKQVKNILKTPDIISLIELGDDNGSDEKRYPRETAGAANLKAIIREIKRETGVEYGYLMINPKHGRDGGKPAIHIRNAILYRKDRVQIPYLNEGLQDKDTYVVDGKLLYNPGRIGTESDAFEAVRKSLVGHFLFKGKDIFIIVNHLSSKREDNGLYGAIRPIHRKSEEKRHLQAELIFKFHETLHNNFKDAIIVSLGDMNDFEFSKTVSIMKGDIMFNAVDLLPEEERYSYVYQGNSQILDNVLVNKEYIDKTKVDIINVNSEFTHSQGAFSDHDPVYIEIDVK, from the coding sequence ATGAAAAAAATAATAATATTAATAATTCAAATAGTGGTATCTTTAAATATATTTGGACATACTATAGCAGAAATACAAGGAACTAGTCATAAATCACCATACGAAAATAAATTTGTAAAAGACGTAGAAGGTGTAGTATTAAAAAATTTTGATGATAGATTTAATGATGGATTTTTTATACAAAGTTTAAAAGATGATGGGAATCCAATAACTTCAGAAGGAATATACATAGATAAATCAGATTTTAAAGATACAAAATTTAAAGAAGGAGATTTAGTTAGAGTAGATGGAATAGTAAAAGAATTGCAATTTCAAAAATTTGATAAGAAAGAACTTACAATTACAGCAATAAAAGCCCTAGATATTAAAGTATTAAAAAAAGGTTTAACTATTGAACCTACAATTATAGAAGCTTCTAAAATACCTTTTAAAATTCATGATGATGATACACCTGTTGATAAATTAGATCCAATAAATAATGCAATGGATTATTATGAAACATTCGAAAGTATGTTAGTTAAAGTTATAAGTCCAAAAGTAGTTGGTGTAAAAGAAAGACATGGAGATATTGCAGTAGTACCTGAAAAAGGAGATTATGTAGTACAAAAAACAAAAAATGGTGGTCTTAGATATACTTACGATAATGAACAAACTCAAAAAATAATAATATCAAATAACTATTTCCCATTAACAAATAGTAAAAAGATATTTAAAGATAAAAACTTTACACCTAATCCAGGTGATCAATTTTTAGGAGATATAGAAGGTATTTTAACTTTTAATTTTGGAACATATAGAATAATGAATACTAAAAAACTTCCTAAATTAGAAGACAGTGCTACTAAGCCTGATGAAAATAAGTTAGGTATTGATAAAGAAAAATTAAGTATAGTTTCATATAATATAGAAAATTTTAGTTTGGCTGATGATAAATATAAAGTATATGATTTAGCAAAACAAGTTAAAAATATATTAAAAACTCCTGATATTATATCTTTAATAGAATTGGGAGATGATAATGGGTCAGATGAAAAAAGATATCCTAGAGAAACAGCAGGAGCTGCTAATTTAAAAGCAATAATTCGTGAAATCAAAAGAGAAACAGGTGTAGAATATGGTTACCTTATGATAAATCCTAAACATGGAAGAGATGGTGGGAAACCAGCTATTCATATTAGAAATGCAATACTTTATAGAAAAGATAGAGTACAAATTCCATATTTAAATGAAGGACTTCAAGATAAAGATACATATGTAGTCGATGGTAAACTATTATATAATCCAGGTAGAATAGGAACAGAAAGTGATGCTTTTGAGGCAGTGAGAAAATCATTAGTTGGGCATTTCCTATTTAAAGGAAAAGATATATTTATAATAGTTAATCATTTATCATCTAAAAGAGAAGATAATGGTTTGTATGGTGCAATAAGACCTATACATAGAAAATCAGAAGAAAAAAGACATTTACAAGCAGAATTAATATTTAAATTCCATGAAACATTACATAATAATTTTAAAGACGCCATAATAGTTTCATTAGGTGATATGAATGATTTTGAATTTTCAAAGACAGTATCAATAATGAAAGGTGATATAATGTTTAATGCAGTTGATTTACTTCCAGAAGAAGAAAGATATTCATATGTATATCAGGGAAATTCTCAAATTTTAGATAATGTTTTAGTTAATAAAGAATACATTGATAAAACAAAAGTTGATATAATAAATGTTAATTCAGAATTTACACATTCGCAAGGAGCATTTAGTGATCATGACCCAGTGTATATAGAAATAGACGTAAAATAA
- the uvrB gene encoding excinuclease ABC subunit UvrB produces MDFKLKSKFKPTGDQPQAINKIVDNINAGISEQILLGVTGSGKTFTIANVIEKLNRPTLVIAPNKTLAAQLYNEYKKFFPENAVEYFVSYYDYYQPEAYIPQTDTYIEKDSSINDEIDKLRHAATAALLTRKDVIIVASVSAIYGLGSKIAYTKNSLSIDSSIGFSRKDLIKKLIDMRYERNDIILERGKFRIKGDIIDIRPPYQDTAYRFKYFDEDLEEIVEINTITSNKIKTVKRMTIMPATHYLSTVSNIAMFEDIKSEMVERVSFFEKENKLLEAQRIKQRTEYDIEMIREIGYCKGIENYSRYLSGKKAGEMPDTLIEYFPDDFLVVIDESHITVPQIGGMYNGDRSRKRVLIENGFRLPSAYDNRPLTKEEFFSKIPQVVYVSATPSDYELEGAKDEIVEQLLRPTGIVEPSVFIKPTKYQIDDLLEEIKKLVKVNKRVLITTLTKKMAEELTDYYLDLGIKIRYMHSDIDTIERVEIIKGLRKGEFDVLVGINLLREGLDIPEVSLVAILEADKEGFLRSRRSLIQTMGRAARNVEGKVILYADRMTDSMKEAIDEVDRRRKYQEQYNKLNNITPRNTTNNDVDSLVEYEEEIEEKIEEFKNIKEVDKKIVKLEKEMIKASTDLDFERAIELREEIKRLKELLMEVM; encoded by the coding sequence ATGGATTTTAAATTAAAATCAAAATTTAAGCCAACAGGTGATCAACCACAGGCTATAAATAAAATAGTTGATAATATTAATGCAGGTATATCAGAACAAATTCTTTTAGGGGTTACAGGAAGTGGTAAGACTTTTACTATTGCTAATGTGATAGAAAAATTAAATAGACCTACTTTGGTGATAGCCCCTAATAAAACTTTGGCTGCTCAGTTGTATAACGAGTATAAAAAGTTTTTTCCAGAAAATGCTGTTGAATATTTTGTATCATATTATGATTATTATCAACCAGAAGCATATATACCACAAACAGATACATATATAGAAAAAGATTCTTCTATAAATGATGAAATAGATAAATTAAGACATGCGGCGACAGCCGCTCTTTTAACAAGAAAAGATGTAATAATAGTGGCTTCTGTTTCAGCAATTTATGGATTAGGGTCTAAAATAGCATATACTAAAAACTCTTTATCTATTGATTCTAGCATAGGGTTTAGTAGAAAAGATTTAATAAAAAAATTAATAGATATGAGATATGAAAGAAATGACATAATATTAGAGCGTGGTAAATTTAGAATTAAGGGAGATATAATAGATATTAGACCCCCTTATCAAGATACTGCATATAGGTTTAAGTATTTTGATGAAGATTTAGAGGAAATAGTTGAAATTAATACTATAACTTCTAATAAAATTAAAACAGTAAAAAGAATGACTATAATGCCAGCAACTCACTATTTATCAACAGTAAGTAATATAGCCATGTTTGAGGATATAAAAAGTGAAATGGTAGAGAGAGTAAGTTTTTTTGAAAAAGAAAATAAGTTACTTGAAGCACAAAGAATAAAACAAAGAACAGAATACGATATAGAAATGATAAGAGAAATCGGGTATTGTAAAGGAATAGAAAATTATTCTAGATATTTGTCAGGTAAAAAAGCTGGAGAAATGCCAGATACTTTAATTGAATATTTTCCTGATGATTTTTTGGTGGTTATAGATGAATCCCATATTACAGTACCACAAATTGGTGGTATGTATAATGGAGATAGATCAAGAAAAAGAGTATTAATAGAGAATGGATTTAGATTACCATCAGCATATGATAATAGACCTTTAACTAAAGAAGAGTTTTTTTCTAAAATACCACAAGTAGTTTATGTTTCTGCAACTCCAAGTGATTATGAACTAGAAGGTGCAAAAGATGAAATAGTAGAGCAATTATTAAGACCAACTGGAATAGTAGAACCTAGTGTATTTATTAAACCAACTAAATATCAGATAGATGATTTATTAGAAGAAATTAAAAAATTAGTTAAAGTAAATAAGAGAGTTTTAATAACTACTTTAACTAAGAAAATGGCAGAAGAACTTACTGATTACTATCTAGATTTAGGTATAAAGATAAGATATATGCACTCAGATATAGATACAATAGAAAGAGTAGAAATTATAAAAGGTTTAAGAAAAGGAGAATTTGATGTTTTAGTAGGTATAAACTTACTAAGAGAAGGTCTTGATATACCAGAAGTTTCATTAGTTGCTATATTAGAAGCAGATAAAGAAGGTTTTTTAAGATCAAGAAGATCACTAATTCAAACTATGGGTAGGGCAGCTAGAAATGTAGAAGGTAAAGTTATACTTTATGCTGATAGAATGACAGATTCTATGAAAGAAGCCATTGATGAAGTAGATAGAAGAAGAAAATATCAAGAGCAATATAATAAATTAAATAATATTACTCCTAGAAATACTACTAATAATGACGTTGATTCTTTAGTAGAGTATGAAGAAGAAATAGAAGAAAAGATAGAAGAGTTTAAAAATATCAAAGAAGTAGATAAAAAAATAGTTAAATTAGAAAAAGAAATGATAAAAGCATCTACTGATTTAGATTTTGAAAGAGCAATAGAATTAAGAGAAGAAATAAAAAGATTAAAAGAATTGCTTATGGAGGTAATGTAG